One stretch of Candidatus Bathyarchaeia archaeon DNA includes these proteins:
- a CDS encoding Cdc6/Cdc18 family protein codes for MGNPNILDDVFEKFVNEAKLFKDREVLRHDYLPDRLPHREQQIRVLGQAVAPVLKGSRCSNIFIYGKTGTGKTAVTKFVLSHLESKAKEYGAPVRFCYVNCRMTGSEYRIFAGLSQSLGLSIPFTGLSVGEVFDRFRNGLDAKRTIFLIILDEIDALIKNRGDSILYELTRINEALNRSKLALIGISNDLRLKEFLDPRVFSSLSEEEMVFRPYDASELRNILLERSKLGFFEGALSEPALSICSALAAAEHGDARRALDLLRVAGEVAERQGSIKVTEEHVREAEKNIEHNKVIEALKNSTLHSKLVILSVYHLGKTSGCSATTGEIYDVYNELCGELGVSLLTQRRLGTLINELDAIGLLNSKVVSMGRYGRTKKIRLEISRSIIQDVFGTDSRLSRLLNYQTKLSTKNNHSKN; via the coding sequence ATGGGCAACCCAAACATATTAGATGATGTCTTCGAAAAATTCGTTAACGAAGCAAAGCTCTTCAAAGACCGTGAAGTCCTAAGACATGACTATTTACCAGACCGTCTTCCACACCGTGAACAACAAATACGCGTACTAGGTCAAGCCGTAGCACCCGTGCTGAAAGGTTCACGATGCTCAAACATCTTCATTTACGGAAAAACTGGAACTGGAAAAACTGCAGTCACCAAATTCGTCCTAAGCCATTTAGAGTCAAAAGCCAAAGAGTATGGTGCACCCGTCAGGTTTTGCTACGTAAACTGCCGAATGACTGGCTCAGAATATCGAATCTTTGCAGGCTTAAGCCAAAGTTTAGGCCTATCTATTCCATTCACGGGGTTATCTGTGGGAGAAGTGTTTGACCGATTCCGAAATGGTTTAGATGCTAAACGCACAATATTTCTCATTATTCTGGACGAAATTGACGCCCTTATCAAAAACCGCGGCGATAGCATCCTTTATGAATTAACCCGAATTAACGAGGCTCTTAACAGAAGCAAACTTGCCCTTATTGGAATATCAAACGACCTGCGACTCAAAGAATTTCTGGACCCACGCGTGTTTAGTTCTCTTAGCGAAGAAGAAATGGTTTTCCGACCCTATGACGCCAGCGAACTACGAAACATCCTTCTTGAACGGTCAAAACTCGGATTTTTTGAAGGCGCTCTCTCTGAACCTGCACTCAGCATATGTTCTGCTTTAGCGGCAGCTGAACATGGTGATGCCCGAAGAGCCTTGGACCTGTTGCGTGTTGCAGGCGAAGTGGCTGAACGCCAAGGCTCAATTAAAGTAACTGAAGAGCATGTGAGAGAAGCTGAAAAAAACATCGAACACAACAAAGTCATCGAAGCACTTAAAAACTCAACACTCCACTCTAAACTGGTTATTCTTAGCGTTTATCATCTTGGGAAAACCAGCGGCTGCAGCGCTACTACGGGAGAAATCTATGACGTGTATAATGAACTCTGCGGTGAATTAGGCGTAAGCCTCCTGACCCAGCGCCGACTCGGCACCCTTATCAACGAACTTGACGCTATAGGTTTGCTAAACTCCAAGGTTGTGAGTATGGGTCGTTATGGACGCACTAAAAAAATCCGCCTTGAAATTTCCCGTTCTATCATTCAAGACGTCTTTGGAACCGACAGCCGACTAAGCCGCCTGCTCAACTACCAAACCAAGCTATCAACCAAAAATAATCATTCCAAAAACTAG
- a CDS encoding MarR family transcriptional regulator, with product MVDITVALVGVLLTVLLATTSYAAIEYYRRLQKAKQEYEKAKDTVEDVVLSFNRELKREAEKIQNVAYKVEINASTAEAGLRKAEYIENMVIPLEIQVNQLNTQIDSISSTLGAVSDVNVKTLEKVANVDTTKIQNKLTDLESLQEELKNKLVVIEEQLEKLSAVPEVKSETEIPVMPVVPIKRDKAMASLTETEVQVLEFLSAQGPKTAPEIKEKVQLSREHTSRLMKKLYEEGYLERETGKLPFKYSVKKEMETMLQKPEPSAT from the coding sequence TTGGTAGATATAACAGTTGCTTTGGTAGGAGTTCTCTTAACAGTTTTACTCGCTACTACAAGTTATGCCGCCATTGAATACTACAGGCGACTGCAGAAAGCAAAGCAAGAATATGAAAAAGCCAAAGACACCGTGGAGGATGTGGTGCTAAGTTTTAACCGGGAACTCAAACGGGAGGCAGAGAAAATACAGAACGTAGCCTACAAAGTAGAGATTAATGCATCTACAGCTGAAGCAGGACTAAGAAAAGCAGAATACATCGAAAATATGGTAATTCCTCTTGAAATTCAGGTCAATCAGTTAAATACTCAAATTGACAGCATAAGCAGCACTCTGGGTGCAGTCTCAGATGTGAATGTGAAAACTTTGGAGAAAGTAGCCAATGTTGACACAACTAAAATCCAAAATAAACTCACAGACCTTGAGTCGCTACAAGAAGAGTTAAAAAATAAACTTGTGGTCATTGAAGAGCAACTTGAAAAACTGTCAGCGGTTCCTGAAGTGAAATCTGAAACTGAAATTCCTGTGATGCCTGTGGTTCCCATAAAGCGGGATAAAGCCATGGCTTCCTTGACAGAAACGGAAGTTCAAGTGCTGGAGTTTTTGTCTGCTCAAGGACCAAAGACGGCTCCAGAAATCAAAGAGAAAGTGCAATTGAGCAGGGAACACACCTCAAGGCTCATGAAGAAGCTCTACGAAGAAGGATACTTAGAAAGAGAAACAGGCAAATTACCATTTAAGTACAGCGTTAAAAAAGAAATGGAAACAATGCTGCAAAAACCAGAGCCGTCAGCCACATAG